The DNA window ttacggttatattttaaagacTACGTAAAATATTCACAAATctgttaaaaatatgaaaaaaaagagcgTACAAAGCGATATTCAAAAGAttaatgaattattttttaaaatatctacCAGTATAACTAACCCGGAACAAAAGAAACTAAGGCTACAGTTTTtcatttcctttttctttcctttttctttctttcttcttttccctttttcttttcttttcttttctttttttccttttcttttcaattgttAAATGTAACAAAATCGGAaactattttaaaaattaatattaagaaaaaaaaaaagaaaatctcAACCTAAAACAAGGTCCACCTACAAAAATACTTCAATTTACAAActcatataaatataatggTGCTATCAGTTACAGAAAAATCTTATTTGAGAGATTCACTCAAGAATAAAGATCATTTCCTAAGACCAGACGGGAGAAACTATGATCAGTTTAGACCGGTGGAGATTTATACTGATTTTCTTCCCTCTTCAAATGGTTCTTCCAGAATTCTAGCGAGCGATGGAACTgaaattgttattagtataAAAACTGAAGTTGTTGATCATTCTCTCACAAAAGACTTAGTATCAATTGATTTAGACATTACAGGGTATAGAGACGATTCTGCTTATGTTACTAGTATTAGAAGTATATTATCGAAAACAATGAAATCTAAATTGAATTTcaccaaagaaaaaggtcctaaagaaaaaagtgttTTACAATTAACTAAAAAGTATAGCTTTAAGTTATACATCGATATATTAGTCTTGAGTAATTATTCATATCCGCTAAGTCTAATATCATTTGCAATATATTCTGCTTTGGAAACTACAAAGTTACCCATGTTGATTTCTTCTGAAGATGACTTAGAAATCGAAGAGCTACCCATTTTCCATGATTATGATATGATTACTTTAGATTTTCAAAGTcctctaatttttttggtggCATTTATAGAAGACAATGTATTTATAGATCCAAGTGATGCAGAAACTCAAGTCGCTAATAAGTGTCTAATCTTAACATGgtttgaaaacaaaatatcgTCTCCAATAAGGACTGTAAGTTTAAATGACGATTATACTGATGGTTTTACTTTATTACACTTAAAAGAGTCCATAGAAGTTGTTAGAAAATGTGCACCGGAAGTTCTTAGAGccttaaaatatcaataaaaaaaggagagaaaaaaaaaaatggtatgGTCTTACTGaatgcatatatatatatatatatgcataCATATAAGAGTTAATAAATGTATATACGTTACATATTTTGTATAGTATAGGCGTAAACTATAACTGCAGTGGCAGTTTGGATGTTCATTGATCTAATAACACCAAACTGTTTGATTTCTAAACATAAATCTAGTTCGCCTAATAAAACCCCAGGTATACCTTCTGCTTCGGTGCCCAACAAGATTAAGGATTTTGGCGGGAATTTGTAGTTATTATCCAATTTAATGCTTTCATCGGTTTGTTCCAAACCTATTAAAGTATAGCCTTCAGCTTTCTTTGATTTCATAAATTGAACAATATTATCGATTCTTACTTCCTCCATCGGCATCCAATGATCAGCGGTAACAGCAACATTTTTGAACTGAGGATGTGTCTTCACTCTGATGTCATTGACAGTTAATAAACCAACTCCCAAAACATCACATAATCTACAAATACCGCCTAAATTGGGAGGTTTGTCTACTAGAGACGCTACAACAATTAAATCGCTACGTTCAATCTTATTACTAGCATCGCTATTTCTCATGTCATCAGTATTATTGtcaatatttaaaacagtTTCCCATGCACCACTTTTGGTTTGCAATGGCGAAGCCTTATTTTGTTCGCTAGTAAGtattatttcctttttcgATTCTCTTAAGGACTTTTTAATCGAGTCTCTTTTTCCCAGCCATAAACCATACTCATCTTTACCAATTGGCATGAATTTAGCTTCATTGTAATTCGATGTTAAATACTTTTTGAAAGTTTTTCCCCTAATATATGGAACATCATGGTCAGTAACTTTTAACAAAGTGCCACCAAAGATACTAGTCAAGTTTAGATCCTTAACAATATCCCAAATGTTGGCATCCCCTGTTCTATACTGGCCATGAATCTGTGTTTTTTTAGCATTCAAATATAAGTTCTCTACAGTATTTGATAAGGTTTTATCACCAAGAGTTATAACATCCTGAAAATCTGGCCAAACGGATAACATTAGAGAGCTAGAAAAATGTCTTATAGCTGGCTTGTTTGAAGTACTGTTGGTAATTAAATAACTCAAGAATTCATTTAGTAGATTGAAATCAAAATTTGTAATGTTTTCAGATTTGATGCTCTTAATAGCCATGTAACAGACTCTTGTGGCACTAACAACTAAAACCGGTTTGGAATGATCTACTAATAAATTCTGGATAGTTTTCAAGTTTCTAGTTTTACCCTTATTTCTGGAAATTTCATACGCACAAATCCATTCACAACAAATTCTACATAATGGGGAAGGTTCATCATTTTTAAGAATACCAATTAATTTATCGGCCACCACATCActtaaaacattt is part of the Saccharomycodes ludwigii strain NBRC 1722 chromosome III, whole genome shotgun sequence genome and encodes:
- the RRP42 gene encoding exosome non-catalytic core subunit RRP42 (similar to Saccharomyces cerevisiae YDL111C | RRP42 | Ribosomal RNA Processing), with protein sequence MVLSVTEKSYLRDSLKNKDHFLRPDGRNYDQFRPVEIYTDFLPSSNGSSRILASDGTEIVISIKTEVVDHSLTKDLVSIDLDITGYRDDSAYVTSIRSILSKTMKSKLNFTKEKGPKEKSVLQLTKKYSFKLYIDILVLSNYSYPLSLISFAIYSALETTKLPMLISSEDDLEIEELPIFHDYDMITLDFQSPLIFLVAFIEDNVFIDPSDAETQVANKCLILTWFENKISSPIRTVSLNDDYTDGFTLLHLKESIEVVRKCAPEVLRALKYQ